The Deltaproteobacteria bacterium genome has a window encoding:
- a CDS encoding ornithine cyclodeaminase family protein: MAVIISEAQTRKLIDMSQAVAQVDKMFRDRAAGKMRSVPRRRLKGSSKQLNMMAAWHQDSDLICLRSYAAGANIVTLFHGGKGGIQGIVNMAYLSSLRTGAATGVAAKYLAPANSKVLGVIGPGWQATFQVEAVAESCAIEQVVVWGRTPKRRKDFIKQMSKVVKADWKEVDSIDECEGLSDILVVSTDSTTPVATGNNLKDDVLVASIGANATVKHEVSNDLIRRMDLIVTDDIAAAKADSGDLVEACQSGSARWEDIIPLEKYVAGGAPRPRPKRIFFQSNGIADEDLAVGKFVLDQAKRKKMKLRNVTEF, translated from the coding sequence ATGGCCGTCATCATCAGCGAAGCGCAAACTCGAAAACTCATCGACATGTCCCAAGCCGTCGCCCAGGTCGACAAAATGTTCCGCGACCGCGCCGCGGGAAAAATGCGCAGCGTGCCGCGCCGCCGCTTGAAGGGTAGCTCCAAGCAATTGAACATGATGGCCGCCTGGCACCAAGATTCTGACTTGATCTGCCTGCGCTCCTACGCCGCCGGCGCCAACATCGTCACGCTTTTCCACGGCGGCAAGGGCGGCATACAAGGGATCGTCAACATGGCCTACTTGAGCAGCCTGCGCACCGGCGCCGCCACCGGCGTCGCGGCCAAATATCTCGCGCCGGCCAACAGCAAAGTGCTGGGAGTCATCGGCCCCGGCTGGCAAGCGACCTTTCAAGTCGAAGCGGTGGCCGAAAGCTGCGCCATCGAACAAGTAGTCGTCTGGGGCCGCACGCCGAAACGGCGCAAAGATTTCATCAAGCAAATGAGCAAAGTCGTCAAAGCCGACTGGAAAGAAGTCGACAGCATCGACGAGTGCGAAGGACTGTCCGATATTTTGGTCGTCTCCACCGATTCGACGACGCCGGTGGCCACCGGCAACAATCTCAAAGACGATGTCCTGGTCGCCTCCATCGGCGCCAACGCCACGGTGAAACACGAGGTCTCGAATGATTTAATCCGGCGCATGGACTTGATCGTCACCGACGACATCGCCGCGGCGAAAGCCGACAGCGGCGACTTGGTCGAAGCCTGCCAAAGCGGCAGCGCGCGCTGGGAAGATATTATCCCCCTGGAAAAATACGTCGCCGGCGGCGCGCCGCGACCGCGGCCGAAAAGAATATTTTTCCAATCCAACGGCATTGCCGACGAAGATCTCGCCGTGGGAAAATTCGTCCTCGATCAGGCCAAGCGCAAGAAAATGAAACTGCGGAACGTGACTGAATTCTAA